A genomic window from Thunnus thynnus chromosome 12, fThuThy2.1, whole genome shotgun sequence includes:
- the zgc:113531 gene encoding von Willebrand factor C domain-containing protein 2-like — translation MAKVFSERLSLERRIRTAVLALLLCAQAGVGFSVAGQQESTCEANGSIYYVGEWYFLDSDHCTQCECTAEGSACARTECTSLPAACIHVSHYPTDCCPRCEKIGCEYRGVVYELGQNFQPSECEQCTCDSDGIARCLVADCAPPPCVNPVYQPGKCCPECKEGPNCYADASRSQVIPAGEPVWVDSCTKCRCHDGQDAGYWEGNRVATCSRLKNCTPEQASTQQN, via the exons ATGGCAAAAGTTTTCAGTGAGCGCCTCTCCTTGGAGCGCAGAATACGCACGGCAGTTTTGGCACTACTGCTTTGCGCACAGGCCGGTGTTGGCTTCTCAGTCGCCGGGCAGCAAGAGAGCACTTGCGAGGCCAACGGCAGCATATACTACGTGGGGGAATGGTATTTTCTGGACTCTGATCACTGCACCCAGTGTGAGTGCACCGCTGAGGGCTCCGCGTGTGCCCGCACTGAGTGCACCTCTCTCCCGGCTGCATGCATCCATGTCAGCCACTACCCCACCGACTGCTGCCCCAGGTGCGAGAAGATCGGGTGTGAGTACCGAGGAGTGGTGTACGAGCTGGGGCAGAACTTCCAG CCATCAGAATGTGAGCAGTGCACTTGTGACAGTGATGGCATCGCCCGCTGTCTAGTTGCAGATTGTGCCCCTCCACCATGTGTCAACCCTGTCTACCAGCCTGGGAAATGCTGCCCTGAATGCAAGGAGG GTCCAAACTGCTACGCTGATGCATCACGCAGCCAGGTGATTCCTGCAGGAGAGCCTGTCTGGGTCGACTCCTGCACCAAATGTCGTTGTCATGATGGCCAGGATGCAGGCTACTGGGAGGGAAACCGTGTCGCCACCTGTTCCCGCCTCAAAAACTGTACCCCCGAACAAGCATCCACCCAGCAAAACTGA
- the ccdc24 gene encoding coiled-coil domain-containing protein 24 encodes MQSTDRNQLWSPGQSLWSLIAEHAPGSELPKIHAALGHSLVDMYTEVHAEAVMWYKMWQGSQQGGNYSSSRAGTPLPLADPPVVKELVRAEVRMLLQNLKERAIREGRDDEEFLFRYKPETVNYALGHLDSCTDLGDNDNESRPSSNCSVQSNAEDEIDTVKDKLNVADIDKVVDHLKSVLTEECKALKKQVKHLQGNIRQKCELDKTEPTLAELRELRGAIQTDLELYPSSFASSYLTSSPLPVKALKNRFRLSAGQRACDKTLQALTTTSVLRPHPPPALRHVNPIPPVGPPLIQNSINTSSLSRTHGQHRSTSASAGSSKTQTTVSNRIVTSGHRNAYLTTCGTDKKMVKHLDHCNPERDSAGLHRRTPTSSSSFQIKTQRNSPVQAAHLSSHRAIHSPGRECDLSPQTARNSSLAPSSRNINIIPSAVPALSPLCDAGSYSSNSADHSVSTTGKSTTQNGPQNSTRGGSSVSTTVQTHNDRKSTTESFHSYVTEKHSVLSETGRPPAQNCTMKRNNGIYRNKNGHLREDVSHQQRLSSHCLTNRSSCHPESSGTHPKPKQINGQFFTSPKRPLEGTTSQPKRVQEAQKEQEFLNRFFQPVPPARVPT; translated from the exons ATGCAGTCTACCGATAGAAACCAGCTTTGGTCCCCTGGTCAGTCCCTGTGGAGCCTGATTGCTGAGCATGCTCCTGGGTCAGAGCTGCCAAAGATTCATGCAGCACTTGGCCACTCCCTGGTTGACATGTACACAGAGGTGCATGCTGAG GCAGTGATGTGGTACAAGATGTGGCAGGGGAGCCAGCAAGGTGGAAACTATAGCAGCAGCAGGGCAGGGACTCCGCTCCCTCTGGCTGACCCACCTGTAGTCAAAGAGCTGGTGAGGGCCGAGGTCCGGATGTTACTACAAAATCTCAAAGAGAGAGCCATCAGGGAAGGAAG AGATGATGAGGAGTTCTTGTTTCGGTACAAACCCGAGACTGTAAACTACGCCCTGGGTCACCTTGACAGCTGTACTGACCTTGGAGACAATGATAATGAAAGCAG acCCAGCTCTAACTGTTCAGTCCAGTCCAATGCTGAAGATGAGATTGACACAGTGAAAGACAAACTGAATGTCGCTGACATAGACAAAGTGGTGGACCACCTCAA GTCTGTGCTAACAGAGGAATGTAAAGCGTTGAAGAAAcaagtaaaacatttacag GGAAATATTAGACAAAAGTGTGAATTGGATAAAACAGAACCTACACTTGCAG AGTTGAGAGAGCTTAGAGGAGCTATACAAACAGACTTAGAGCTGTACCCCTCTTCTTTCGCCTCGTCATACTTGacttcctcccctctccctgTGAAAGCATTGAAAAACAGATTCAG aCTGTCAGCAGGACAAAGGGCTTGTGATAAGACTTTGCAAGCTTTAACCACTACATCAGTCTTAAGACCACATCCACCTCCTGCTCTGCGCCATGTGAACCCCATTCCACCAGTTGGACCTCCTCTCATTCAGAACTCAATTAATACTTCTTCGCTGTCTAGAACTCATGGTCAGCATAGAAGCACATCAGCCTCCGCTGGAtcaagtaaaacacaaacaactgtcTCCAACAGGATCGTCACTTCTGGGCACAGGAATGCTTATCTTACCACGTGTGGCACTGACAAGAAAATGGTTAAACATTTAGACCACTGCAATCCAGAGCGAGATAGTGCTGGTCTCCATCGCAGGACCCCAACTTCTAGTTCtagttttcaaataaaaactcaaaGAAATTCACCCGTCCAAGCAGCCCATCTATCATCTCATCGTGCTATCCACAGCCCGGGCAGGGAGTGTGATTTATCACCACAGACGGCGAGAAACAGCAGCCTTGCCCCGAGTTCAAGAAACATCAATATTATCCCTTCAGCTGTTCCTGCTCTCAGCCCTCTCTGTGATGCAGGCAGTTACAGCAGCAATAGTGCTGACCATTCTGTGTCAACAACAGGAAAATCAACGACACAAAATGGGCCACAGAATAGCACCCGTGGAGGTAGTTCAGTGTCAACAACAGTGCAGACACATAATGACAGGAAAAGTACTACTGAGAGTTTTCATTCTTATGTAACAGAGAAACATTCAGTCTTGTCTGAAACTGGGCGCCCTCCTGCACAAAATTGCACCATGAAGAGAAACAATGgaatttacagaaataaaaatggtCATCTTAGGGAGGATGTCAGCCACCAGCAGAGGCTAAGTAGCCACTGCTTGACAAACCGCTCCTCATGTCATCCAGAAAGCAGTGGTACCCATCCAAAGCCTAAACAAATAAATGGACAATTCTTCACTTCCCCAAAAAGACCACTTGAGGGCACCACAAGTCAGCCAAAAAGAGTCCAAGAGGCACAGAAAGAGCAGGAGTTTCTCAACAGGTTTTTTCAGCCAGTTCCTCCTGCAAGAGTGCCAACTTGA